One Spirochaeta africana DSM 8902 genomic window carries:
- a CDS encoding DUF3427 domain-containing protein, producing the protein MRKILYVIQLGRGLRLAHGKDCLTVLDFVGNARPEYDFSQKFRAMLGRSQRSVTDEIEQNFPHVPLGCSIVLQKQAREVILGNIRSAIVNRQRLLQWLRNYRQHSSRELNLPNFLQQYPTVELADIYRNRIDTGGGWTRLQYAAGLIAAEPDPRLELPVYRAVRNRLIPCSLASYLSFVHAVFTRTEVLALEDALSQQHAAMLHYDFWQKPGPELGYACLSESLQAMTADPLLNREVISVVELLLDTIDTEELPMQLPFPSAIRLHARYSRDQILAAFGAHRFDQQSSSREGVLFLPELNCELLFLTLQKTEERFSPTTLYHDYAISEELFHWQSQNSARPDRGKGRDYTRQQELGRSIILFVREQSKDQHNRTMGFVCLGPVSFVSTEGSQPMNITWRLHTPLPPWLWHSAAKLAVG; encoded by the coding sequence TTGCGCAAGATATTATACGTTATCCAGCTGGGCCGTGGCCTGCGCCTGGCTCACGGCAAGGACTGTTTGACGGTGCTGGACTTTGTCGGTAACGCCCGGCCAGAGTACGATTTCTCGCAGAAGTTTCGCGCCATGCTCGGCCGCTCACAGAGATCGGTCACCGATGAGATCGAGCAGAACTTCCCCCATGTCCCCTTGGGCTGCTCAATCGTACTGCAGAAACAGGCCCGCGAGGTCATACTCGGTAATATCCGTTCGGCCATCGTAAACAGGCAGCGCCTGCTGCAGTGGCTGCGTAATTACCGCCAGCACAGCAGCCGGGAACTGAATCTGCCAAACTTCCTGCAGCAGTACCCCACTGTTGAACTGGCTGACATCTACCGTAACAGAATCGATACCGGTGGCGGCTGGACGCGCCTGCAGTATGCCGCCGGGCTTATCGCCGCCGAGCCGGATCCCCGGCTGGAACTGCCGGTCTACCGTGCCGTGCGCAACCGCCTGATACCCTGTAGCTTGGCCTCATACCTGAGCTTTGTGCACGCGGTCTTTACCCGGACCGAAGTACTCGCGCTGGAAGATGCGCTGAGCCAGCAGCATGCTGCTATGCTCCACTACGACTTCTGGCAGAAACCCGGCCCGGAGCTGGGCTACGCCTGCCTTTCTGAATCCCTGCAGGCTATGACCGCAGATCCCTTACTGAACCGGGAGGTTATCTCGGTGGTGGAGCTGCTGCTGGATACCATCGACACCGAGGAGCTGCCGATGCAGCTGCCGTTTCCCAGCGCTATCCGGCTGCATGCCCGCTACAGCCGCGACCAGATCCTGGCGGCATTCGGCGCCCACCGCTTTGACCAGCAGTCCAGCAGCCGCGAGGGGGTGCTGTTTCTCCCGGAACTGAACTGTGAGCTCTTGTTCCTAACCCTCCAGAAAACCGAGGAGCGCTTTTCACCCACCACCCTGTACCATGACTACGCCATCAGCGAAGAACTCTTTCACTGGCAGAGCCAGAACTCCGCCCGCCCCGACCGGGGCAAAGGCAGGGACTACACCCGCCAGCAGGAACTGGGCCGCAGCATTATCCTGTTCGTGCGCGAGCAGTCCAAAGATCAGCACAACCGCACCATGGGCTTTGTCTGCCTGGGCCCGGTCAGCTTTGTCAGCACCGAAGGCAGCCAGCCCATGAACATCACCTGGCGCCTGCACACCCCGCTGCCCCCCTGGCTCTGGCATAGTGCCGCCAAGCTGGCGGTGGGGTAG
- a CDS encoding IS256 family transposase codes for MGKIIEINEQEVKDHLGNFVRETVEETLNAMLEAEAEQLCNAQKHERSSERTGYRAGHYDRKLLTKAGEVNLQVPKLKKVTFETAIIERYKRREISVEEAMVEMYLAGVSVRRVEDITEALWGAKVSPGTISNLNKKIYEEIEKWRNLPLKQRYTYVYLDGIWMKRSWAGEVRNVSVLVAIGVNQDGFREIIGVAEGTKEDKDSWQRFLRYLKGRGLETVEMFISDKSLGLVEAIPEFFPDSRWQRCVVHFYRNVFSFVPQGKVKAVATMLKAIHAQENLEEAVRKKDQIAKKLIEMKLSKAAEIVREGALETFSYYYFPVEHWKRIRTNNGLERIMREIRRRTRVIGSFPDGESALMLVAARLRHISNSTWSERKYLNMDLMIEYDHDHQAS; via the coding sequence ATGGGTAAGATTATCGAGATAAACGAGCAGGAAGTCAAAGACCATTTGGGTAATTTTGTCAGGGAGACGGTGGAGGAAACCTTGAACGCTATGCTGGAGGCAGAAGCAGAACAGCTGTGTAATGCGCAAAAACATGAGCGCAGCTCTGAGCGAACGGGGTATCGTGCCGGACATTATGATAGGAAACTGCTAACGAAAGCAGGCGAAGTGAATCTGCAGGTTCCCAAGCTGAAGAAGGTGACGTTTGAAACTGCCATTATTGAACGGTATAAGCGACGCGAGATCTCTGTTGAGGAGGCAATGGTAGAGATGTACTTGGCTGGCGTTTCTGTCAGACGTGTCGAGGATATCACCGAAGCCCTTTGGGGTGCCAAGGTCTCACCAGGAACTATCAGCAACCTCAATAAGAAAATCTACGAAGAAATTGAAAAATGGCGCAACCTGCCGTTGAAGCAGCGCTACACCTATGTCTACCTTGATGGCATCTGGATGAAACGATCCTGGGCTGGTGAAGTACGCAATGTATCCGTTCTGGTAGCCATAGGCGTTAATCAGGATGGTTTCAGGGAGATAATCGGGGTTGCCGAAGGCACCAAGGAAGACAAAGACAGCTGGCAGCGATTTCTCCGCTATTTGAAAGGCCGGGGACTGGAAACAGTGGAGATGTTTATCTCTGACAAGTCTCTGGGATTGGTAGAAGCGATACCAGAGTTTTTTCCTGATTCCCGGTGGCAGCGGTGCGTAGTGCATTTTTACCGCAATGTATTCAGCTTTGTTCCGCAGGGAAAAGTCAAAGCTGTTGCAACCATGTTGAAGGCCATTCATGCCCAGGAAAACCTGGAAGAGGCAGTCCGAAAGAAAGACCAGATTGCGAAGAAACTGATTGAAATGAAATTGTCCAAAGCAGCGGAGATCGTTCGAGAAGGTGCATTAGAAACCTTCTCGTATTATTATTTCCCGGTCGAACACTGGAAACGGATCAGGACCAATAACGGGCTTGAAAGAATCATGCGAGAAATCAGAAGGAGGACACGTGTAATCGGTTCGTTCCCTGATGGTGAGTCAGCACTGATGCTGGTTGCAGCACGACTGCGCCACATCTCGAACTCAACATGGAGTGAACGGAAATATCTGAATATGGATCTGATGATCGAGTACGATCACGATCATCAGGCATCATAA
- a CDS encoding PD-(D/E)XK nuclease family protein has product MGDKKHFLDFFQKELAAGIVRSKDFLEAQLAHSHELSRIRHEYKINTELGFNIFSSVAKHYRYENFHSDIIKNILDPNTERIGTKEHIRILVNLLNDKFNGKKEIVLHCTSNLTVMREEGRIDVLIHDGKNAIIIENKINEADDQADQIPRYYQRCMERDLKVQAIIYLPRLSVAPSYDYSEVFQEYTAEIKKLMYVLPAVTSRTDAGIAAPDFAHDFLDRCVEAAKQEDNYLRTVYLEEYSMLVKYIGGTAMSEETDKKILRNILASGDSIQTMRDLSEVWGNRSSLIPKVIFDEIKKIPGFHGHPDEPEMTVFKKIDDEVGIGFSKERSLGYVYSGDTTLEDNKLVNRLQELINQVSFPDWFSSVQHNHVWVYRDLEGERVDVPLDDMIQQITTVLGELEKVYI; this is encoded by the coding sequence ATGGGTGATAAAAAACATTTTCTAGACTTCTTTCAGAAAGAGCTTGCTGCTGGTATCGTGCGAAGCAAAGATTTTTTGGAAGCACAGTTAGCACATTCACACGAACTATCCCGTATTCGCCATGAGTATAAAATCAATACAGAACTCGGCTTCAATATATTCTCATCGGTGGCTAAGCACTATCGCTACGAGAATTTCCACAGTGATATTATTAAAAATATACTTGATCCGAATACGGAAAGGATCGGCACGAAAGAGCATATTAGAATACTTGTGAATCTTCTAAACGATAAGTTTAATGGCAAGAAGGAAATTGTCTTGCATTGCACTAGCAATTTGACGGTCATGCGTGAGGAGGGGCGCATTGATGTGCTGATTCATGATGGCAAGAATGCGATTATCATTGAGAACAAGATTAACGAAGCTGATGACCAGGCAGATCAAATTCCCCGCTATTATCAGAGGTGCATGGAGAGGGATCTGAAAGTTCAAGCTATTATATATCTTCCCAGATTGTCTGTTGCGCCATCATATGATTATTCAGAAGTCTTCCAGGAATATACTGCTGAAATAAAAAAACTGATGTATGTACTTCCGGCTGTTACCAGCCGAACCGACGCGGGTATAGCTGCGCCTGATTTTGCCCACGATTTTCTTGATCGCTGTGTGGAGGCTGCCAAACAGGAAGATAATTATCTGCGAACAGTATATCTGGAAGAGTATTCAATGCTGGTGAAATATATAGGAGGAACAGCTATGTCTGAAGAGACTGATAAGAAGATTCTGAGGAATATCCTTGCTTCAGGGGATTCTATTCAAACAATGCGGGATTTATCTGAGGTGTGGGGGAACAGAAGTAGCCTTATCCCGAAAGTGATATTTGATGAGATCAAGAAAATCCCTGGTTTTCATGGTCATCCGGATGAGCCTGAGATGACGGTTTTCAAGAAAATAGATGATGAGGTCGGGATTGGGTTTAGCAAAGAACGTAGCCTGGGATATGTGTATTCGGGTGATACAACTCTGGAAGATAACAAACTGGTGAATAGATTGCAGGAGTTAATAAACCAAGTTTCCTTTCCCGACTGGTTCTCGAGCGTTCAACACAATCATGTATGGGTGTACAGAGATTTGGAAGGGGAGCGCGTTGATGTGCCGCTTGATGATATGATTCAGCAGATTACCACAGTTCTTGGAGAACTCGAAAAGGTGTATATTTGA
- a CDS encoding DUF2283 domain-containing protein gives MKITYFEDTDTAHIVFANTDPVETREMSENMYVDIDAAGNPVSMTIEHAKTSGALTKLEYEQVAAHIA, from the coding sequence ATGAAAATTACCTATTTTGAAGATACCGATACTGCCCATATTGTGTTTGCAAATACTGATCCTGTAGAGACTCGGGAGATGAGTGAAAACATGTATGTTGATATTGATGCGGCTGGTAACCCGGTGAGCATGACGATTGAGCATGCCAAGACGTCAGGAGCATTGACCAAGCTGGAATACGAGCAGGTCGCTGCCCACATTGCATAG
- a CDS encoding CAP domain-containing protein: MKYVTCVVLCAAIAGLSGCATLQETLEQLFAPEAPAPTEPGQADLPPARESTPITVRDNGPFRGELASVEEKILEIVNAERATQGLPALIPSTALAVVARDHSTDMGQRSFYSHVDPDGVTPNDRITAALGDRYYLSGTSENIAYTESSRGFTYEEYTAIANQLMTGWMNSPGHRANILRPDSTHIGIGLHRSGNRIYATQKFMNYIVAKDHTHDSINLSQDTPALRFALNPGRELSRSRLVVRISLPDPSTRWETPGGRFYTGMMFAQPTWIDDTTFEITLPVEYGPGTYRVHFGDRGGNRTNTTAFPYRVVRQ, encoded by the coding sequence GTGAAATATGTAACATGTGTAGTGCTGTGCGCAGCAATCGCCGGACTGAGCGGCTGCGCCACACTCCAGGAAACCCTCGAGCAGCTTTTCGCCCCGGAAGCCCCAGCCCCAACCGAACCCGGGCAGGCCGATCTACCCCCGGCACGAGAATCAACACCAATAACAGTACGTGATAACGGCCCCTTTCGCGGAGAGCTTGCAAGTGTCGAGGAGAAAATACTGGAGATCGTGAATGCGGAGCGGGCAACACAGGGGCTTCCAGCCCTGATACCAAGTACCGCGCTGGCAGTTGTTGCGCGTGATCACAGCACCGACATGGGACAGCGCAGCTTCTACAGTCATGTAGATCCGGACGGGGTCACACCTAACGATCGTATTACGGCAGCTTTAGGCGACCGGTATTACCTTTCCGGCACCTCGGAGAACATTGCCTATACCGAATCAAGCCGGGGATTTACCTATGAGGAGTACACCGCTATCGCGAACCAGCTCATGACCGGATGGATGAACTCGCCCGGTCATCGCGCCAACATCCTGCGCCCGGACTCCACCCACATCGGCATCGGACTGCACCGCAGCGGAAACCGCATCTATGCAACCCAGAAGTTCATGAACTACATTGTCGCCAAGGACCATACCCACGATTCGATCAACCTGAGCCAGGATACACCTGCCCTCCGCTTCGCACTGAACCCCGGCAGAGAATTGTCCCGCTCCCGCCTGGTCGTGCGTATCTCGCTGCCCGACCCCTCCACCCGCTGGGAAACACCAGGCGGCCGATTCTACACCGGCATGATGTTCGCCCAGCCCACATGGATAGACGACACAACCTTTGAAATCACCCTGCCGGTTGAGTACGGCCCTGGCACCTACCGCGTACACTTCGGCGACCGGGGCGGCAATCGTACCAATACCACCGCATTCCCCTACAGGGTAGTGAGGCAGTAA
- a CDS encoding BspA family leucine-rich repeat surface protein, protein MELSSTEFAGRPCIITVGITDTARTFHLPAFGTYDVSWGDGTSSVQQQGPCSHTYREDGEYHIRISAHELCIRQYDPDNLLFPEPESLPGTPELIIDVQQWGDIRWTSMKAMFLGARNLTGFSANDTPDLSGVTDMSYMFSGYLDPVSDQYIAVPFNFSIADWDVSSVENMAFMFALAESFDQELAGWDVSKVSNMKAMFLGASSFNHAIGCWNVSRVSNMRSMFFQSHSFNQDISHWDVARVENMSSMFENAKLFNQDIGAWDVPRVKRMRSMFRGALAFDQDLSAWRVPEIESEPKNFKTDAASWMRPDWCPRWGG, encoded by the coding sequence GTGGAATTATCCAGTACTGAATTTGCCGGAAGACCGTGTATTATCACGGTGGGAATAACGGATACCGCTAGAACATTCCATCTGCCGGCATTCGGTACATACGATGTAAGCTGGGGTGATGGGACTAGTTCGGTACAGCAACAGGGTCCCTGCAGTCATACCTACCGTGAGGACGGGGAATATCACATTCGGATCAGTGCGCATGAATTATGCATTCGCCAGTACGATCCGGATAATCTGCTGTTCCCTGAGCCGGAATCCCTGCCAGGAACACCTGAACTGATTATTGATGTACAGCAATGGGGTGATATTCGCTGGACATCGATGAAAGCGATGTTTCTCGGAGCTCGAAACCTGACCGGGTTCAGTGCGAACGATACCCCGGATCTGTCGGGCGTGACCGATATGAGCTACATGTTCAGCGGGTATCTGGATCCAGTATCGGACCAGTATATTGCCGTGCCATTCAATTTCAGCATAGCTGATTGGGATGTGTCGTCTGTAGAGAACATGGCTTTTATGTTCGCGCTGGCAGAGTCATTTGATCAGGAGCTTGCTGGCTGGGATGTTTCGAAGGTATCCAACATGAAGGCTATGTTTCTGGGTGCAAGCAGCTTTAACCATGCTATTGGATGTTGGAATGTCTCGCGAGTCTCCAATATGCGATCCATGTTCTTCCAGTCGCATTCTTTTAACCAGGACATCAGTCATTGGGATGTTGCAAGGGTCGAAAACATGAGTTCAATGTTTGAAAACGCTAAATTATTCAACCAGGATATCGGTGCCTGGGATGTACCCCGAGTAAAGCGAATGCGCAGTATGTTCAGGGGAGCGTTGGCATTTGATCAGGATCTGAGTGCATGGCGCGTTCCGGAGATTGAATCCGAACCGAAAAACTTCAAAACCGATGCCGCCTCCTGGATGCGGCCGGATTGGTGTCCGCGGTGGGGTGGTTGA
- a CDS encoding NYN domain-containing protein, with amino-acid sequence MSSSHIPATIQAESFQGNINRIKSTASFHNLVQAEKPRVVFSLATAPEIRGNAVETLQLLGPYHMPGDALYMLLHGAACAVIGSGFSDYAALADALSRGFPNNQEYQEALEREAADCEQLQETRHSGFATYPELRAAREQGLEDLFHCWQENRLRFTAAPKAPTLAKFVGEECLERGGFTGDHAAAKSAYQAGFWQRETWEAALAAGFTDSRQFLLAQKYDISDPDELTELLIADVLNIKSLAGPPVQEIQHCLELMREAKERNYRDLAAYVLLTEVAHRSLPEGNIPLETWVVRAFRNHHISEPIARKLMAVSAWWSSFENDHVLPPEIAQYLYLHEGGVYARQYSESERKAAVLDVMNILLEGCDNNDEDKIGTVSQLQVIVDRLRSWGYEHITGIADASFPYHVSETEYHDIESRLNELILMTGNEIADPAILRVAEKHSSVIVTNDQYRDWVNDRHPWRQENLPRILLHFRFDDEGNVDFGQKGSDLSSYPHT; translated from the coding sequence ATGAGCAGTTCACACATTCCAGCCACAATTCAGGCTGAGTCATTTCAAGGGAACATTAACCGCATTAAAAGTACCGCATCGTTTCACAATCTGGTGCAGGCCGAAAAGCCGCGGGTTGTCTTTTCGCTTGCTACAGCTCCGGAGATACGTGGAAATGCTGTCGAAACGCTGCAGCTGTTAGGACCCTATCATATGCCAGGTGATGCCCTGTACATGTTGCTGCACGGGGCAGCCTGTGCAGTAATCGGAAGCGGTTTTTCTGATTATGCAGCACTGGCAGATGCTCTTTCCAGAGGGTTTCCGAATAACCAGGAATATCAGGAGGCACTCGAACGAGAGGCAGCAGACTGTGAACAGCTGCAGGAGACCAGACACTCCGGCTTCGCTACCTACCCTGAACTTCGTGCTGCCCGAGAGCAAGGTTTGGAGGATCTGTTTCACTGCTGGCAAGAAAACCGTCTCCGGTTTACTGCCGCTCCCAAGGCACCTACCTTGGCAAAATTTGTAGGAGAGGAATGCCTTGAGCGTGGTGGGTTTACTGGCGATCATGCAGCCGCAAAGAGCGCGTATCAGGCCGGGTTCTGGCAGCGGGAGACCTGGGAAGCTGCTTTGGCCGCTGGGTTCACTGATTCCCGGCAATTCCTGCTTGCACAGAAATATGATATATCGGACCCGGATGAGCTCACCGAACTGCTGATTGCCGATGTACTGAATATCAAGAGCCTTGCAGGCCCGCCGGTACAGGAGATACAGCATTGCCTTGAACTGATGCGAGAAGCGAAAGAGCGTAATTATAGAGATCTGGCGGCATATGTTCTACTTACAGAAGTTGCGCACCGGTCCTTGCCGGAGGGGAATATCCCCCTGGAAACATGGGTGGTACGCGCATTTCGCAATCACCACATATCCGAGCCGATTGCCAGAAAGCTCATGGCGGTCTCTGCATGGTGGTCGAGCTTCGAAAACGATCATGTGCTCCCACCTGAAATTGCTCAGTACCTGTACTTACATGAAGGCGGTGTGTATGCCAGGCAGTATTCTGAATCCGAGCGGAAAGCTGCCGTGCTTGATGTGATGAACATTCTGCTGGAAGGCTGCGACAACAACGATGAAGACAAAATTGGCACTGTATCTCAACTACAGGTCATTGTTGACCGGCTGCGCAGCTGGGGGTATGAGCACATTACTGGAATCGCTGATGCATCTTTTCCGTATCATGTCAGTGAGACAGAGTATCATGATATCGAATCAAGGCTGAATGAGTTGATACTCATGACTGGAAATGAAATCGCCGATCCGGCAATCTTGCGGGTTGCAGAAAAGCATAGCTCGGTTATTGTCACCAACGATCAGTATCGCGACTGGGTAAATGACCGGCATCCATGGCGCCAGGAAAATCTTCCACGTATTCTTCTGCACTTCAGATTTGATGATGAAGGCAATGTTGATTTCGGTCAGAAAGGATCTGACTTGAGCAGTTACCCGCATACATAA
- a CDS encoding HNH endonuclease domain-containing protein, translated as MYTSLPHDDHLDITPLQRALGSTATSYKYYWLWAIIELTLERRHAETGIVAESPVAYGGHHAIGLELKTDDILQRMLLLAWTPIVRYRLSLGSQDQLGSIVMRIFNDSDQQVRFYRTAEVQQLIADWFRRSQRSEYQDFLRYVPYRFLTPYFAEQLKGLTDSHKNRRIAELSSNDSGSGTAPYSLLNIQSGIPGSIRIAPAFEHYLRRSPQVIIGWVKYHLLEYLQRRNSSIPALVHKLEPAQNRDLTAERSHWIAYLTQVHPDGIPDLYSNATVTHAAFDLDHYIPWSFVQHNEFWNLIPSLSTENRSKSDCLPDWDATFAPFADQQYQFYRWCRQHNRSKPLEAYTLLTRGDDAITANGFTSRLQEHARPLYEIAREYGY; from the coding sequence ATGTACACCAGCCTGCCGCATGATGATCACCTGGACATTACCCCGCTGCAGCGCGCACTGGGATCGACCGCGACCAGCTACAAGTACTACTGGCTCTGGGCGATTATCGAGCTGACCCTGGAACGCCGGCATGCAGAAACCGGGATTGTCGCCGAGTCGCCGGTGGCCTATGGAGGCCACCATGCGATCGGACTGGAACTGAAGACAGATGACATTCTGCAGCGGATGCTGCTTTTGGCATGGACGCCCATCGTCCGCTATCGCCTGAGTCTGGGCAGCCAGGATCAGCTGGGCAGCATAGTCATGCGCATATTCAACGACAGTGACCAGCAGGTCCGCTTCTACCGCACCGCCGAGGTACAGCAGCTTATCGCCGACTGGTTCAGACGCAGTCAGCGCAGCGAATATCAGGATTTCTTGCGCTATGTGCCCTACCGGTTTCTGACCCCCTACTTCGCTGAACAGCTCAAGGGCCTGACCGACAGCCACAAAAATCGCCGTATTGCTGAACTGTCCAGCAACGATTCCGGCAGCGGCACCGCTCCCTACAGCCTGCTGAACATTCAGTCCGGCATCCCCGGCAGCATCAGGATTGCCCCCGCGTTTGAGCACTACCTGCGCCGCAGCCCGCAGGTGATTATCGGGTGGGTAAAATATCATTTGCTGGAATACCTGCAGCGACGCAACTCAAGCATCCCCGCCCTGGTACATAAACTCGAGCCCGCACAGAACCGCGATCTGACTGCCGAACGATCCCACTGGATTGCCTACCTCACCCAAGTGCACCCCGACGGCATACCCGATCTCTACAGCAACGCAACGGTCACGCATGCCGCCTTCGACCTGGACCACTACATCCCCTGGTCCTTTGTACAGCACAATGAATTCTGGAACCTCATCCCCAGCCTGAGCACCGAAAACCGCAGCAAAAGCGACTGCCTGCCAGACTGGGACGCCACCTTTGCACCGTTTGCCGACCAGCAATACCAGTTCTACCGCTGGTGCCGCCAGCACAACCGCAGTAAACCCCTGGAGGCCTACACCCTCCTCACCCGCGGCGATGACGCTATTACCGCAAACGGTTTTACCTCCCGGCTTCAGGAACACGCCCGCCCCCTCTACGAGATTGCCCGTGAGTATGGATATTAA
- a CDS encoding Rpn family recombination-promoting nuclease/putative transposase gives MFTPETPHDSIFWALFSDAAGMTELLQLALPPDLLSQIDMATLKLEPDSYLDDSGGRHYADLAATVEIRNVEFSLYILFEHKSYPDSFAHLQILNYMVQTWLRDSREAKSSRAGLPLRPVLPILFYHGPEREIPERFSEAMFSPELSSEILRYQPDFAVSVFNLSTLPDDSIAGPLDLQAALFAMKYARRDFSLLLRELNRLAQSGGVLLIHNPRFKLIELYLLHAAGLTQDELKQKIEQEVTDPVLQEDFMSTAQMLKMEGRQEGRQEGRQEGRLEEIRKVARNLEGTMSLEEIARVVELPVEELCSLLEDQAD, from the coding sequence GTGTTTACCCCCGAAACACCCCACGATTCTATTTTCTGGGCATTGTTTTCGGATGCGGCGGGTATGACCGAGCTGCTGCAGCTGGCTCTGCCCCCGGATCTGCTTTCACAGATTGATATGGCAACCCTGAAGCTGGAGCCAGATTCCTACCTTGATGATTCGGGCGGTCGTCATTATGCGGATCTGGCGGCAACGGTAGAGATACGCAATGTAGAGTTCTCGCTGTATATTCTGTTCGAGCACAAATCATACCCTGATTCCTTTGCCCACCTGCAGATCCTGAACTACATGGTGCAGACCTGGCTGCGTGACAGCAGAGAGGCAAAGAGTTCACGGGCAGGACTGCCGCTGCGACCGGTACTGCCGATCCTCTTTTATCACGGCCCGGAACGGGAGATTCCAGAGCGGTTTTCTGAGGCGATGTTTTCACCTGAGCTTTCTTCTGAGATTCTGCGTTACCAGCCTGATTTTGCGGTGAGTGTGTTTAATCTTTCGACACTGCCGGATGACAGTATCGCTGGTCCACTTGATCTGCAGGCTGCCCTTTTTGCTATGAAGTACGCGCGCCGTGATTTCAGTCTGCTCCTGCGTGAGCTGAATCGGCTGGCACAGAGCGGGGGTGTCCTTCTCATTCATAATCCCCGGTTCAAGCTGATTGAGTTATATCTGCTGCATGCTGCCGGCTTGACGCAGGATGAATTGAAGCAGAAAATAGAACAGGAAGTGACCGACCCGGTCCTTCAGGAGGACTTTATGAGCACCGCACAAATGCTGAAAATGGAAGGTCGACAGGAAGGTCGACAGGAAGGTCGACAGGAAGGGCGGCTGGAAGAGATCAGGAAGGTGGCTCGAAATCTTGAGGGTACCATGTCGCTTGAAGAAATCGCTCGTGTGGTTGAACTGCCGGTTGAGGAACTGTGCAGCTTGCTGGAAGATCAGGCCGACTGA